A single Triticum dicoccoides isolate Atlit2015 ecotype Zavitan chromosome 2A, WEW_v2.0, whole genome shotgun sequence DNA region contains:
- the LOC119355395 gene encoding lysine histidine transporter-like 6, which yields MGSPSVVLPKVVDGENDGTARRAKWWYVTFHNVTAMVGAGVLSLPYAMAHLGWGPGIVALLVSWCITLYTLRLLIELHECVPGVRFDRYRDLGVHALGPRLGLWVVVPQQLIVQLGCDVVYMVTGGNCLQKFAESVCPGCTRLHQSYWICIFGSSQFLLSQLRDLNSITAISLAAAVMSLSYSTISWAACLAKGPVAGVSYAYKAGTAADSVFRVCSALGQVAFAFAGHGVVLEIQATIPSTPTKPSKVPMWKGTVAAYMVTAACYFPVAFIGYWTFGQDVSDNVLVALERPPWLVAAANMMVVIHVVGSYQVYAMPIFESMETFLTTRFRVPPGLLLRLVARSTYVAFTLFVAVTFPFFGDLLGFFGGFGFTPTSFFLPCILWLKIKKPRRFSASWFANWGCIVVGVLLMLVSTMGGLRSIIQDASTFQFYS from the exons ATGGGCTCGCCTTCAGTCGTTCTTCCTAAG GTGGTCGACGGTGAGAACGACGGCACGGCCCGCCGTGCCAAATGGTGGTACGTGACGTTCCACAATGTCACCGCGATGGTCGGCGCCGGCGTGCTCAGCCTGCCCTACGCCATGGCTCACCTCGGATG GGGGCCAGGGATAGTGGCGCTGCTGGTATCGTGGTGCATCACGCTGTACACGCTGCGGCTGCTGATCGAGCTCCACGAGTGCGTGCCTGGCGTGCGGTTCGACCGGTACCGTGACCTGGGCGTGCACGCGCTCGGCCCGCGGCTGGGCCTGTGGGTGGTGGTGCCGCAGCAGCTCATCGTGCAGCTCGGCTGCGACGTCGTCTACATGGTCACCGGCGGCAACTGCCTGCAGAAGTTCGCCGAGTCGGTGTGCCCGGGCTGCACGCGCCTGCACCAGTCCTACTGGATCTGCATCTTCGGCTCCTCCCAGTTCCTGCTCTCCCAGCTGCGGGACCTCAACTCCATCACCGCcatctccctcgccgccgccgtcatGTCCCTCAGCTACTCCACCATCTCGTGGGCGGCGTGCCTGGCCAAGGGCCCCGTCGCCGGGGTGAGCTACGCGTACAAGGCCGGCACGGCGGCGGACTCGGTGTTCCGGGTGTGCAGCGCGCTGGGGCAGGTGGCGTTCGCATTCGCCGGGCACGGCGTCGTCCTGGAGATCCAGGCCACCATCCCGTCCACGCCCACCAAGCCGTCCAAGGTGCCCATGTGGAAGGGCACCGTCGCCGCCTACATGGTCACCGCCGCCTGCTACTTCCCCGTGGCGTTCATCGGGTACTGGACGTTCGGCCAGGACGTGAGCGACAACGTGCTCGTGGCGCTGGAGCGCCCGCCCTGGCTCGTCGCCGCGGCCAACATGATGGTGGTTATCCATGTCGTCGGGAGCTATCAG GTATACGCCATGCCAATATTCGAAAGCATGGAAACATTTCTGACCACGAGGTTCAGGGTTCCACCGGGGCTGCTGCTCCGTCTGGTGGCTCGATCAACCTACGTCG CGTTCACGCTGTTCGTCGCCGTGACGTTCCCGTTCTTCGGCGACCTCCTCGGCTTCTTCGGGGGCTTCGGGTTCACGCCCACCTCCTTCTTC CTCCCTTGCATCCTGTGGCTGAAGATCAAGAAGCCTCGGAGGTTCAGCGCGTCGTGGTTCGCCAACTGG GGGTGCATCGTCGTTGGGGTGTTGCTGATGCTGGTTTCCACCATGGGCGGGTTAAGGAGCATCATCCAGGACGCCTCCACATTCCAGTTCTACTCTTGA